The following proteins are encoded in a genomic region of Labeo rohita strain BAU-BD-2019 chromosome 5, IGBB_LRoh.1.0, whole genome shotgun sequence:
- the sub1b gene encoding SUB1 regulator of transcription b, with protein sequence MPKSKEVLSSTSGSESDSDTETKAKRKKASAPEKPAKKQKSGETSKPSGSAKSDKNSDDNMFQIGKLRYVSVRDFKGKVLIDIREYWMDQAGEMKPGKKGISLNPEQWNQLKEQMSDIDDAIRRV encoded by the exons ATGCCTAAGTCTAAAGAAGTGCTGTCTTCCACTTCGGGTAGTGAGTCAGACAGTGATACGGAAACAAAG GCCAAAAGAAAGAAGGCAAGTGCTCCTGAGAAGCCTgctaaaaaacagaaaagtggCGAGACCTCCAAACCGAGCGGCTCTGCTAAGAGTGACAAAAACAGTGATGATAACATGTTCCAG ATTGGAAAGCTGAGATACGTCAGCGTCAGGGATTTCAAAGGCAAGGTTTTGATTGACATTCGAGAGTACTGGATGGACCAAGCTGGTGAGATGAAGCCtggaaaaaaag GCATTTCATTGAATCCTGAGCAGTGGAATCAGCTGAAGGAACAAATGTCGGACATCGATGATGCGATTAGACGAGTGTAA